Sequence from the Paeniglutamicibacter cryotolerans genome:
GTCGGTGTCCTCACTTCGGGCGCAAAAATGAATGATGTTCAGTTAACCCCTGTTGCCGGCGGTTACCAGGCACTATCCTGAAGAGGTTCAGGGGGCTGCCTTGAGCCGGCAGCAGCTTCCGGGGGAAGCAGGCTCGGCACCGTGAATGCACTGCGCGCTGTTGTTTGGGGCTTGCGCGCCAGTCTCGCTTAGCGGGGCAGCGTCCGGGGCCGCTTCTTGGGGAAGCGGCCCCGGTACGCCGCGCTACCTGCCTGCGTCGAGCCTGCCGCCGAAGTCATCGGCTATCGCCTGTGCCGCAAGCAGCATCTGCGGAATGATCTCTTCATGGATCGTGGCCTGATCGCTGCGGTGGGCCTGCACCGAAACGTTCAGGGCGCCGAGAACTTCGATGCCGCGGCGCACCGGAACCGCCACACCGCGCAGTCCCTCGTCCAGTTCCTGGGCTACCAGGGACCATCCCTGCTCGCGTACCCGGTTCAGCTCGGACCGCAGCTGTTCGATCGAGGTCACCGTCTTGGCGGTGAAGCTATGCAGCCGGGTGTGCTCGAGGCGTTCCTCCAAAACGGCATCGGGAAGTTCTGCCAGCAGCACCCGGCCCATGGACGTGGCCCAGGCCGGCAGCCGGTTACCGATGTTCACCGTGACAGACTGCAGTCGCGGGGCCGGAACCCGCGCCACATACAAGACATCCTGCCCGTCGAGGGTGCTCAACGTCGTCGTTTCATCCAGGCGCAGGGCCAGATCCCGCAGGTGCGGGGCGGCGACCTTGGTCAGCGACAGGCCGGAAAGGTACGAGGCACCCAGGTCAAGGACGCGGGGAGTCTGCACGAAGCTGTTCCCCTGGACCCGCAGGTAGCCCAGGTCGGCGAGGGTCAGCAGGAACCGGCGGGCGCTGGCCCGGGTGACGCCGACGGCCGTGGCGGCCTGGGTGACGGTGAGCGATGGCCGTTCGGGAGTGAAGGCCAGCAGCACCGACAGGGTCTTCTCAGCCGATTTCACGAAGTAGTCGGGAAGGTCTTCAGCCACGGATCGGAGCCTGCCTTTCATCGGGCGGACCGCTCAAGCGGTGCGCAGTCGGTTGCGTTCGAACTGGGATGCGAGGCGGACCGTGGCATTCGGTGCGCCGTAGCCGTCGTAGCCCCCGCGGCGCTCCACCACCTCGAGGAACAGCTCGCCGACAGTCTCCGTATAGAAGTGGAGGAAGTCGCCGTGTTCGTCATGATCATAGAGCAGGTTGAGCTCCTCGAGGGTTGCCAGGTACCCGGGATCCATCTCGAAGCGCGCGGCGAGGTCCTCATAGTAGTTGTGCGGGACGGGCAGGAAGTCCATGCCACTGGCCCGAGCCCGCCGAGCCACGGCAACGATGTCGGTGGTGGAGAACGCGATGTGCTCGGGGTAGGCGTGCGGTGCCGTGGCCGATGCATCGGAGGCATGCGGGACGATGTTCAAGGCGAGCCGTACCGATCCGTCGGCGGTGCGCATGACCTGGCTGCGCACCAGGCCCATCGGCGAAGGGACCTCGGTGGCCGGTAGTGCGTCCAGGCACAGCGTGGAGGCATAGAAGAGGACGGATTCGTCGAATGCCTGCCAGGGCTGGGCCAAATTGATGTGGTCCACGGCGGTGATCAGTGCCCCGTCCGGATCGTGGGCGTGATGCCCGGGCAACCCGAATTCCTCCATCCAGGCCGGCTTGTCGGTGACGCGGCTGAAGAAGACCTCGGTGGCGTCGGGGGCGCTGACCCCGTGCAGCGCCTGTTCATCCGCCGTGTGGTGACGGGGAACCGGACGGGCCTTGAGGGCCCGGGCCCGCTCGCCGCTGAGGAGGGGATCGGCCACCTGCATGCCGAGGGCCGAAAGCATGGGGGAGGTATCCCGGGCGCGCTGGGAATTGATGATGACCCGGGCGCCGCCCTGGACCCAGAGCTGGACCGGCTTGCGGCGGTGTTGGCCGCGGAATTCGAAGCCGAGGTGGGCGAGCATGTCGGCCACCGCTTCGGGCTCGTCGGTGCGCACCTCGGCGAAATCCACCGCCGCCGGTGCGGCTCCGGCCGGCAGCGGCGTCAGTTCCATCACCGTGGGTTCCCCCGCCATCGCCGTGGCGACGCGGTCCTGGAGCCAGAGCAGCGAACGCAGTCCGTCGACGGCGGTGCGTTCGACGTCCGACTGGCGGAAGACGTCGTTGAAGATCTCCAGCGACACCGGACCGTCATAGCCCGAGCGGACCAGATGCACCATGAAACCGGTCAGGTCGAAGCCGCCTTCGCCGGGGAAGACGCGGTAGTGCCGGGACCAGGAGAGGGTGTCCATGCTCAATACCGGGGCGTCGGCCAGCTGCACGAAGAAGATCTTTTCCGGGTCCAGCTCCGAGATCCCCGCGGGGTCGTCCCCGCGCGAGAGGATGTGGAAGGAATCCAGGCAGGTGCCGACGTTGGGGTGGTCTACCAGTTCAACGATCCGGTAGGCGTGGCGGTAGGTGTTCACGAACCGGCCCCAGGCCAGGGCCTCGTAGGCGATCCTGATCCCGTAGCCCGCTGCCAGTTCTCCCAAGGTGCGCAGCTGCCTGGCGAACAGGTCGTCGTCGTCGATCGTTGCCGTGCCGACGTTGGTGCACAGCAGGACCACCTCGATGCCGAGGCGGTTCATCAGTTTGAACTTGGCCTCCGCCCGATGCAGGTTCCGGGCGAAGGTCCCTTCATCGACGCCCTCGATGTCGCGCAGCGGCTGGTAGAGGTCGAGGCTCAACCCCAGGCGCGCTGCCAGGGCCCTGATCTCCTCGGGGGAGAGGGGGGAAACCATCAAGTCCGGTTCGAAGATTTCGACGCCGCCAAAGCCCGCCCGGGCACAGGCAAGCATCTTCTGTTCGAGCGTGCCCGAGATGCAGACGGTGGCGATGGAGGTGCGCATTAGAGGCCGCGCTCCAGCATGGACAGGAAATGCGAGCGCATGCGTTGTGCGTCCGGTTCGAGCCCGGTGATCAGGCGGAAGGCGTCGACTGCCTGGCCTACGGCCATGTGTCCGCCGTCGAGGGTGCGGCAGCCGGCAGCACGGGCAGCGACGATCAGTTCGGTGTCCACCGGCCGGTAGACCACGTCGGCGACCCAGTGCCCGGGGTCAAGCAGCGAGACGTCGATGGGGCTGCCTCGGTGCTGGTACATGCCGATCGGTGTGGCGTTGACCAGTCCGTTGGCTGCCGCGAGTTCGGCGGGGATCCCGGCGGGGGTGGCCGCACTGATGGTGGAGCCGGGGAAGGCAGCCGACAGTGCGGCGACGCGCTCGGCGACGCGCGCCGGGTCCAGATCGACCAGCACCAGGTGCCGGACCCCGGCGCCGAGCAGCGCGTGGGCCACTGCCGCGCCGGCGCCGCCGACACCGATCTGCAGCACCCGCTCCAGCGGAACGCCGGGCAGTCCGGTGCGCAGTGCCTGGGCGAAACCGGTGCCGTCGGTGTTGTGGCCGATGAATTCCCCGTCGCTGATCAGGACGGTATTCACCGCGCCCAGCGCGCGGGCGTCGGCGGTGAGCCCGTCCAGGTGTTCGAGCACCAGCTGCTTGCAGGGGTGGGTGATGTTCAGGGCGTTGTAGCCCATGTCGTGGGCGGCGCGCAGCAGCTCGCCGACATCGCTACCCCTGCGTTCGATGGCCGTTAGGTCGATCGGGCGGTAGAGGTAGCGCAGGCGATGGTGCTCGGCCTCGGCCTCATGCATCGGCGGAGTCAAGGAGGGGGTGATGCCCTCGCCGATCAGTCCAACCAGGTATGACTCGTTCTTGGTGCTCACGGGGTGAATCCTTCTCTGCACCGGTTGCCCACAGTGCTTCAGTGTGTGATCTGGATCCAGCGTAAAGCATCGTACGTAATACGTACAGGTGTGCGCAATTCGTACAAATATGTTAGCGATAAATGACGGGACCACAAAGCGTGGTGCGTACATCCGGGAAGGGGTTCATGATCTGTCGCGAACTTGGGCGGCATCGGGTCTGGTTGGATAATTGAGGGGCTCCGACGCCTCTTGGCCACCGGCAATGCATGCCGGTGGACGCCCGGCCACCTGGTCAATTCTCCCCGAGTCCACGCGTCGGCGGCTTGCCACTTGCGCTTCAGTGAGCTAGGTTACAGATTGTTCGATTTAAGCACACTTGTACGGATAGCGCACAAATGGGCTTAGAGCTCACCACCAGCACCGATGGGGATGCCTGCCGACAATCCGGCCTGCATCCCGGGCCATCCGCACCGGCCACATTCATTCTCACTGGGCACAGCACGTGCCCGATGACCACGAATACAGGGGTTCCCCAATGAAGAAGACCATCATTCGTTCCGCCGCGCTGCTCGCAGCCGGCCTGCTGACCGTCACCGGTTGCGCCTCCACCGCCAAGAGCACTGCCGAGGGCGTCGATTTCCCGGGCAAGGACATCCGCCTGATCGTGCCGTGGGCTGCCGGAGGCTCCGGCGACCTCACGGCACGCACCATCGCTCCGCTGCTGGAGAAGGACCTGGGCGTCAGCGTCATCGTTGAAAACAAGCCAGGCGCCAACGGTTCGGTGGCCTACAACTGGCTCGCCGAGCAGAAGCCCGACGGCTACAACCTGTCCATGATGGGTGTCGAGGTCGCCACCTTGCAGTTCATGGACTACGACATCAAGCCCGAGAACTACGCCCCGATCGGCCAGGGCCTCTCCGGCCCGGGCGCCATCGCCGTCCCGGTCGACTCCCCGTACAAGACCCTGCAGGACCTGGTCGATGACGCCAAGGCCAAGCCGGGCAAACTGACCTTCTCCTCCCCGGGCATCGGCTCGGTCTGGGATTCCCCGGCCGCCGGCCTGCAGCAGCTGGCCGGCATCAAGCTGACCTCGGTGCCGTTCGACGGCTCGGCCCCGGCCGTTGCCGCTGCGGCAGCCGGAGACGTGACGTTCTCCATCGACGCCATCGGCTCGCAGAAGATCCAGGTCGAGGGCGGCAAGCTGCGCTACCTGGCCATGCTCACCGATGAGCGCGACCCGAACAACCCGGATGTGCCCACCGCCAAGGAGTCGGGCGTGGACCTGAAGAACGCCTCATGGGTCGGCATCATGGCCCCCAAGGGCACCCCGGAGGACGTTGTCGCCAAGCTCTCCGACGCCATGGAGAAGGCAACGGCCGATGCCGGCTACCAGGACGTCATCAAGAACTCGAACCTGGTGCCGACCTCGCGCAATGCAGCCGACATGGCTACCTTCATCCAGGACGAGGCCAAGCGTTACGGCCCCTGGATCGACTTCGCCAAGAACAACACCAAGTAGCCCGGTGCCCGTGGCAATAAACATCCGTCAGTGAGGAAGCCATGACAGAAACAACACCACCAAGCGAGCAAGATGCAGTGATCGCAGCCGCGCACCACCAAGATGAGGTGCTGGTGCGGGACCTGCCGGTCCGCCTACGTGAACTGGTCTCCGTTGCCGCATGCATCGGTATCGGGACGTTGATCCTGTTGGGATCCCGGAACATCACCGTGCGCGGCGGATCCGAGCTCGGACCGACCTTCTGGCCGGTGATGCTCGGCTGGGGCCTGGTGCTCTTCGGAGTAGTCATTGTCTTCAACAACGTGCTGCGCGGCGTCCGCGTGGCGGACATCCCCGATCGGATCGGGGTGTCCGGACTGAAAATGTTCGCACTGACGGCACTCATTGCCGTGGGCTATCTGCTGCTCTGGAACGTGCTGCAGTTCTGGATGATCACCTTCGTGGCACTTGTCCTGTTCACGTTCGTCCTCGGTGGCCGCGGCGTCAAGGCAGTCCTTGTCTTCCCGGCCGTGGTCACCGCGGTCCTCCACTTCCTGTTCATCGTTGCATTGAGAGTCCCGCTATGATCCCGATCCTCGCTTCCCCGGTAACCGATGGCATCGGCGCCGTCTTGGCGCCCGATACGCTGCTGACCATCGGCATCGGCATCTGCATTGGCATGCTCGTTGGGGCGTTCCCCGGGGTCACCGCCACCATGGCAGTGGCTCTGGCCAGCGGTTTCACGCTGACCATGGAACCCACACAGGGCCTGGCCATGCTGCTGACCATCTACGTCGCTGCCCAGTTCGGCGACAGGATCCCGGCGATCCTGATCAACACGCCCGGCACTCCGGCCTCGATCTCCACCACGTTCGACGGCTACCCCCTGGCCCGCCAGGGCAAGGCCGGCCTTGCCCTGACCACCTCGGCCATCGGCTCGGCCGTCGGCATGATCTGCGGCATCGTGATCCTGGCCGTGGCTGCGGTTCCACTGTCGGCCTTCGCCATGCAGTTCGGCCCGCCCGAGATGTTCGCCCTGGTGGTGTTCGGCCTGACCATGATGGTCGGCGTCTCCTCTGGGCGCATCTTCAAGGGCCTGGCGGCCGGCGCCTTCGGGCTGTTCCTTGCCACGATCGGGCGCGACCCGATCACCGGTGACCAGCGCTTCACCTTGGGCATCCTCGAGCTCAACGGCGGCATCCCGTTCATTCCGGTCATCATCGGCTTCTTCGGCCTGGCCGAGGTCATCAACCAGATCCTCACGCACCGCAAAAACAAGGGCGTGAAGCCGATCAGCCAGATGGGCCAGTGGATGCCGGACCGCCAACTGATGAAGCGGCTGGCCAAGCCCATGGGCATCGGCGCCGCCACCGGTTCGGTCATCGGCCTGATCCCGGCCGTCGGCGGCGACATTGCCGGCATCATCGCCTGGGACAACGCAAAGAAGGCCTCCAAGCGCAAGGACGAGTTCGGCAAGGGCTCGCTCGAGGGCCTGACGGCGGGGGACACCTCCTCCACGGCGACCCTCGGCGGCTCGATCACCACCACCATGGCCCTGGGCGTACCCGGGGACTCGGTGATGGCCGTGATGATCGGCTCGATGATGATCTGGGGCATCCAGCCCGGGCCCGGGCTGTTCAACAGCCACCCGGATCTGATTGCCTCGCTGGTCACGATCCTGCTCATCGCCACCGTGGCAACGCTGATCCTGAGCCTGTTGCGCATGAAGGGCGTCATCAAACTGCTGGAACTGCCCGACCACTTCCTGTGGGTGGTCATCCTGGTGTTCTGCATGGTCGGCACCTACTCGATCAACAACTCCGTGTTCGAGGTGGGCATGATGCTGCTCTTCGGCATGGTGGGGCTGTTCATGCTGCGCTTCGGGTTCCCGCCAGGCCCGGCAGTGCTGGGCCTGATCCTGGGGCCGCTGGCCGAGGCCAATCTGCGCCGGGCACTGTTGACCGACGGCTGGTCCTCGATCTTCACCAGCCCGATCGCCCTGGTGCTTTTGACCGTCGCCGTCCTGGCCGTGACCGTTCCGCCGCTGCGACAGCTGGTGCGTCGACGCAAGGAAGCCATCGTGGGCATGAAGGTTCCGACGATGCAGCCGTAGGGCCAGGCCCATCTCGGCAGGGGGGATCCGGAATCGGCGCGCAGGCGCCGATTCCGGATCCCCCCTTTGCATTGTCTAGGGTTGGTTGAATGCAAACTTCCCTGATCCTTCTCGTGCTCGGCATGATAGTCATCGGTGCCATAGCCCAACGGGTGGCGGGGCTCGGTTTCGCCATGGTGGTCTCCCCGTTCCTGATCCTGCTCCTGGGCCCGCACGAAGGCGTCTACCTGGTGAATATCTGCGGCGTCGGCTCCTCGCTGTTGATCATGCCGCGGGTGTTCAAGGACATCGACTGGCGCATGTTCGGTTGGCTGGCATCGTTCAGCGTGATCGGATCGGTGGCCGGATCACTGGCTGCCACGCGCATTCCGGCGGCACCGTTGTCGGTGGTGGTCGGTTCCGTGGTGCTCTTTGCGTTGCTGCTCTCGCTGGTTCTGGTACGCACCAGCTTCACCGCCCGCGGGAACGCACCCAAGGCCACCGCGGGCCTGCTCTCCGGGCTGACCAATGCCATTGCCGGGGTCGGTGGGCCGGCGGTGAGCGCGTATGCGGTGCTGGCCCGTTGGCCGCAGCGGTCCTTCGCCGCCACCTTGCAGCCGTTCTTCGTCTTCACCGGTCTCGTGACGTTGGCGGTAAAGACGGCCGTGGCTCCCGGACAGCTTCCCGAACTCCCGGTCTGGGCCTGGCTGGGCATCGTGGCGTGCATCTGGGGCGGCGTGCTGATCGGGGAGCGCGTGCAGCGCAAGGTGCATGATGACCATGCCCGCTTCTTCGTGCTCTGCGTGGCATTCATCGGTTCGGTCACGGCCCTGGTGAACGGGCTGGCCGGGCTTTAGCGGCCGCGTCGCTGAACCGCTGGGCGTCCAAACGGTGGCACCATGGGAAGACGATGAACGATAAGCGCAACCAGCCATCCCCCGTCCCCGGCACTTCGGCAGCCGGGGGATCGCGATTCGATGTCCTCCGCGAGCGGGTCAGCAACGGCCTGCCGATGCCGCTCTGGCTTCAGGGCGCCTTCGAGCTCCTTCAGGCCGCCTTCTTTTCCGCATTCTTGGTGGTCATTCCCGTGGTGGCCGTCTGGTTCGCCGGCGGGATCCTGGAGCGCCCGATCGAAGACATGTTCAAGCTCAGCGGCCAGATCTGGCTGCTCATCCACGGCGTGCCGCTGACCCTGCACCTGAACGGAGCCGAGTCCGACCCGGAACCGCTGGCCGGCGTGCTCTCGCTGATCCCGCTGGGTTTGACCCTGGTCCCGTTCTTTCTGGCGTGGAGGGCAGGGCGGCGGATTGCCCGCGCCTCCTACACCGACCAGCTCTGGCAAGGCATCGTCGGGGCGCTGGGCGTCTATGTACTCTTCGGGCTGTTCACCGGTTTCGCCGTGCAGACCGAGGAGGCCTCGGTCTCCCTCGGC
This genomic interval carries:
- a CDS encoding sulfite exporter TauE/SafE family protein, which codes for MQTSLILLVLGMIVIGAIAQRVAGLGFAMVVSPFLILLLGPHEGVYLVNICGVGSSLLIMPRVFKDIDWRMFGWLASFSVIGSVAGSLAATRIPAAPLSVVVGSVVLFALLLSLVLVRTSFTARGNAPKATAGLLSGLTNAIAGVGGPAVSAYAVLARWPQRSFAATLQPFFVFTGLVTLAVKTAVAPGQLPELPVWAWLGIVACIWGGVLIGERVQRKVHDDHARFFVLCVAFIGSVTALVNGLAGL
- a CDS encoding tripartite tricarboxylate transporter permease, which produces MIPILASPVTDGIGAVLAPDTLLTIGIGICIGMLVGAFPGVTATMAVALASGFTLTMEPTQGLAMLLTIYVAAQFGDRIPAILINTPGTPASISTTFDGYPLARQGKAGLALTTSAIGSAVGMICGIVILAVAAVPLSAFAMQFGPPEMFALVVFGLTMMVGVSSGRIFKGLAAGAFGLFLATIGRDPITGDQRFTLGILELNGGIPFIPVIIGFFGLAEVINQILTHRKNKGVKPISQMGQWMPDRQLMKRLAKPMGIGAATGSVIGLIPAVGGDIAGIIAWDNAKKASKRKDEFGKGSLEGLTAGDTSSTATLGGSITTTMALGVPGDSVMAVMIGSMMIWGIQPGPGLFNSHPDLIASLVTILLIATVATLILSLLRMKGVIKLLELPDHFLWVVILVFCMVGTYSINNSVFEVGMMLLFGMVGLFMLRFGFPPGPAVLGLILGPLAEANLRRALLTDGWSSIFTSPIALVLLTVAVLAVTVPPLRQLVRRRKEAIVGMKVPTMQP
- a CDS encoding tripartite tricarboxylate transporter TctB family protein, which encodes MTETTPPSEQDAVIAAAHHQDEVLVRDLPVRLRELVSVAACIGIGTLILLGSRNITVRGGSELGPTFWPVMLGWGLVLFGVVIVFNNVLRGVRVADIPDRIGVSGLKMFALTALIAVGYLLLWNVLQFWMITFVALVLFTFVLGGRGVKAVLVFPAVVTAVLHFLFIVALRVPL
- a CDS encoding IclR family transcriptional regulator domain-containing protein, which encodes MAEDLPDYFVKSAEKTLSVLLAFTPERPSLTVTQAATAVGVTRASARRFLLTLADLGYLRVQGNSFVQTPRVLDLGASYLSGLSLTKVAAPHLRDLALRLDETTTLSTLDGQDVLYVARVPAPRLQSVTVNIGNRLPAWATSMGRVLLAELPDAVLEERLEHTRLHSFTAKTVTSIEQLRSELNRVREQGWSLVAQELDEGLRGVAVPVRRGIEVLGALNVSVQAHRSDQATIHEEIIPQMLLAAQAIADDFGGRLDAGR
- a CDS encoding bifunctional sugar phosphate isomerase/epimerase/4-hydroxyphenylpyruvate dioxygenase family protein encodes the protein MRTSIATVCISGTLEQKMLACARAGFGGVEIFEPDLMVSPLSPEEIRALAARLGLSLDLYQPLRDIEGVDEGTFARNLHRAEAKFKLMNRLGIEVVLLCTNVGTATIDDDDLFARQLRTLGELAAGYGIRIAYEALAWGRFVNTYRHAYRIVELVDHPNVGTCLDSFHILSRGDDPAGISELDPEKIFFVQLADAPVLSMDTLSWSRHYRVFPGEGGFDLTGFMVHLVRSGYDGPVSLEIFNDVFRQSDVERTAVDGLRSLLWLQDRVATAMAGEPTVMELTPLPAGAAPAAVDFAEVRTDEPEAVADMLAHLGFEFRGQHRRKPVQLWVQGGARVIINSQRARDTSPMLSALGMQVADPLLSGERARALKARPVPRHHTADEQALHGVSAPDATEVFFSRVTDKPAWMEEFGLPGHHAHDPDGALITAVDHINLAQPWQAFDESVLFYASTLCLDALPATEVPSPMGLVRSQVMRTADGSVRLALNIVPHASDASATAPHAYPEHIAFSTTDIVAVARRARASGMDFLPVPHNYYEDLAARFEMDPGYLATLEELNLLYDHDEHGDFLHFYTETVGELFLEVVERRGGYDGYGAPNATVRLASQFERNRLRTA
- a CDS encoding tripartite tricarboxylate transporter substrate binding protein; the protein is MKKTIIRSAALLAAGLLTVTGCASTAKSTAEGVDFPGKDIRLIVPWAAGGSGDLTARTIAPLLEKDLGVSVIVENKPGANGSVAYNWLAEQKPDGYNLSMMGVEVATLQFMDYDIKPENYAPIGQGLSGPGAIAVPVDSPYKTLQDLVDDAKAKPGKLTFSSPGIGSVWDSPAAGLQQLAGIKLTSVPFDGSAPAVAAAAAGDVTFSIDAIGSQKIQVEGGKLRYLAMLTDERDPNNPDVPTAKESGVDLKNASWVGIMAPKGTPEDVVAKLSDAMEKATADAGYQDVIKNSNLVPTSRNAADMATFIQDEAKRYGPWIDFAKNNTK
- a CDS encoding shikimate dehydrogenase → MSTKNESYLVGLIGEGITPSLTPPMHEAEAEHHRLRYLYRPIDLTAIERRGSDVGELLRAAHDMGYNALNITHPCKQLVLEHLDGLTADARALGAVNTVLISDGEFIGHNTDGTGFAQALRTGLPGVPLERVLQIGVGGAGAAVAHALLGAGVRHLVLVDLDPARVAERVAALSAAFPGSTISAATPAGIPAELAAANGLVNATPIGMYQHRGSPIDVSLLDPGHWVADVVYRPVDTELIVAARAAGCRTLDGGHMAVGQAVDAFRLITGLEPDAQRMRSHFLSMLERGL